In the genome of Candidatus Microbacterium phytovorans, one region contains:
- a CDS encoding insulinase family protein, with protein MPIPPITAVDVDGIPAYWADIRTNYTGTLTFGVGLRDETARTAGLAHLIEHLVMARVGRVNVTHNATTADESISFYAQGSPAAVGDFLARVGQAISSLHETTPETVAEQRRIISNELGDQDERPGRGHLIDRFGNRSVGLLDLGSPAHRSHTREDVLRFADEWLHVGNAALSFTGPPPEGLSITLPPARALPSRPEAEIIRHGQWVVNGDTPLVLSIVVPADDLAVAGIASALVADTLLDVLRTERHLIYSVGAMQVPLTRDSGLTGFVLDPRPEHVVETAAAALDVLRRLAAEGPTAEALAEQIEKWQQSDDDAVVQADVVDGRAIAVVRGRRTRDDETPPATPDHVTAEAVRALLAGALQTVFVTMGEELEAESEEKITEALGLPAAEDPDPLFPSLTKWQLMAHYTQDSTEIFGGKLFSGARGADLVIDTERVSLVDDGVSEVRYDDIVLATYSEKLRLWTLIAAQGHLMFVDLDQWRRGSNLHALLGQRIPGWAQCEVDAA; from the coding sequence ATGCCGATTCCCCCCATCACGGCCGTCGACGTCGACGGCATCCCCGCCTACTGGGCCGACATCCGCACGAACTACACCGGCACGCTCACGTTCGGAGTCGGGCTCCGCGATGAGACCGCCCGCACCGCCGGGCTCGCCCACCTGATCGAGCATCTCGTCATGGCCCGGGTCGGCCGGGTGAACGTGACCCACAACGCCACGACCGCCGACGAGTCGATCTCGTTCTACGCCCAGGGCTCTCCCGCCGCCGTCGGCGACTTCCTCGCGCGGGTAGGCCAGGCGATCTCCAGCCTGCACGAGACGACCCCCGAGACGGTCGCCGAGCAGCGCCGCATCATCAGCAACGAACTCGGCGACCAGGACGAACGCCCCGGCCGCGGGCACCTGATCGATCGCTTCGGCAACCGATCGGTCGGCCTGCTCGACCTCGGCAGCCCCGCGCACCGGTCGCACACGCGGGAAGACGTGCTGCGCTTCGCCGACGAATGGCTGCACGTCGGCAATGCGGCACTGAGCTTCACCGGTCCCCCGCCGGAGGGACTCTCGATCACGCTCCCGCCCGCGCGCGCCCTCCCCTCCCGCCCCGAGGCGGAGATCATCCGCCACGGCCAGTGGGTCGTCAACGGCGACACCCCCCTCGTGCTGTCGATCGTCGTGCCCGCCGACGACCTGGCCGTCGCCGGCATCGCCTCCGCGCTCGTCGCCGACACCCTCCTCGACGTGCTGCGGACGGAACGCCACCTCATCTACTCGGTGGGAGCCATGCAGGTGCCGCTCACGCGCGACTCCGGACTGACCGGTTTCGTGCTCGACCCGCGCCCCGAGCACGTGGTCGAGACCGCCGCGGCCGCCCTCGACGTGCTCCGCCGCCTCGCCGCAGAGGGGCCGACGGCCGAAGCGCTCGCCGAGCAGATCGAGAAGTGGCAGCAGAGCGACGATGACGCGGTCGTCCAGGCCGATGTCGTCGACGGCCGCGCGATCGCCGTCGTCCGCGGTCGCCGCACTCGAGACGACGAGACTCCGCCGGCGACACCCGATCACGTCACGGCCGAGGCCGTGCGCGCCCTCCTCGCCGGTGCCCTCCAGACCGTGTTCGTGACCATGGGAGAGGAGTTGGAGGCAGAGAGCGAAGAGAAGATCACCGAAGCGCTCGGCCTCCCGGCGGCCGAAGACCCCGACCCGCTCTTCCCCTCCCTGACCAAGTGGCAGCTGATGGCGCACTACACGCAGGACTCCACGGAGATCTTCGGCGGCAAGCTGTTCTCCGGGGCGCGCGGTGCCGACCTCGTCATCGACACGGAACGGGTCAGCCTCGTCGACGACGGGGTGTCCGAGGTGCGCTACGACGACATCGTGCTCGCGACCTACTCCGAAAAGCTCCGCCTGTGGACGCTCATCGCCGCGCAGGGACACCTCATGTTCGTCGACCTCGACCAGTGGCGTCGCGGATCGAACCTGCACGCGCTGCTCGGCCAGCGGATCCCCGGGTGGGCGCAGTGCGAGGTCGACGCGGCGTGA
- a CDS encoding GSU2403 family nucleotidyltransferase fold protein codes for MPAPDSASPEYVAARRVLLDALEALSPHLDAIVLVGAQAVYVHAPLGDPRPTYTTDADLALDPELLATHPDIARSLADADFAPNATGNPGSWVSVDGIVVDLMVPLGAMPPSSRRTAPLEGHGSLTARRTRGLELALIDNARVTLSALEPQDARAIEVRVAGPAALVIAKAIKIQERVEGAREDRVTSKDAGDLLRLLRNIPPKSIGTSLHDLEATHPFVQPVVSAAVDWLEAQLTGRSPLIDLAVADRSGIEAPAQVTAAVRQLTRRMLNAYQDVDS; via the coding sequence ATGCCCGCCCCAGACAGCGCGAGTCCCGAGTACGTGGCTGCGCGACGGGTCCTGCTGGACGCGCTCGAAGCGCTGAGCCCGCACCTCGATGCAATCGTGCTCGTCGGTGCACAGGCTGTCTACGTGCATGCCCCGCTGGGTGACCCGCGACCGACGTACACAACCGACGCGGATCTTGCGCTCGACCCGGAACTGCTGGCTACGCATCCCGACATTGCGCGGTCGCTTGCCGACGCGGACTTCGCTCCGAACGCGACCGGCAATCCCGGTAGCTGGGTATCGGTCGACGGCATCGTGGTCGACCTGATGGTGCCACTCGGCGCGATGCCGCCGAGTTCGCGCCGCACGGCGCCGCTCGAGGGCCACGGCTCCCTCACCGCCCGCCGCACCCGCGGGCTTGAGCTCGCACTCATCGACAACGCCCGCGTAACGCTCTCAGCATTGGAGCCTCAGGATGCCCGGGCAATAGAGGTTCGTGTAGCTGGGCCGGCCGCTCTCGTGATCGCCAAAGCGATCAAGATTCAGGAACGTGTCGAGGGTGCTCGCGAGGATCGAGTGACATCCAAGGATGCCGGCGACCTGCTGCGATTGCTCAGAAACATTCCCCCAAAGTCCATTGGCACATCACTGCACGATCTGGAGGCGACGCATCCGTTCGTGCAGCCCGTCGTGTCGGCCGCGGTCGACTGGCTGGAAGCTCAGCTGACAGGTCGTTCGCCGCTCATCGACCTCGCTGTAGCCGACCGGTCAGGCATCGAGGCGCCTGCCCAGGTCACCGCGGCGGTGCGGCAGCTTACGCGTCGGATGCTGAATGCTTACCAAGACGTGGACAGTTGA
- a CDS encoding YccF domain-containing protein gives MRTLLNIIWVIFAGLWLFVGYVLAGVLLCIPIITIPWAIASFRTARYAIWPFGRTIVSKPTAGVGSFLGNVIWVILAGWWLAIAHLVSGIALCLTIVGIPLGIADFKMIPISLMPLGKDIVSTRDGSLV, from the coding sequence GTGCGCACACTGCTCAACATCATCTGGGTGATCTTCGCCGGGCTCTGGCTTTTCGTCGGCTACGTCCTGGCCGGGGTGCTCCTGTGCATCCCGATCATCACGATCCCCTGGGCGATCGCGTCGTTCCGCACCGCGCGCTACGCGATCTGGCCCTTCGGCCGCACGATCGTGAGCAAGCCCACCGCGGGCGTCGGATCGTTCCTCGGCAACGTCATCTGGGTCATCCTCGCCGGATGGTGGCTCGCGATCGCCCACCTCGTCAGCGGCATCGCGCTCTGCCTCACGATCGTCGGCATCCCCCTGGGGATCGCCGACTTCAAGATGATCCCCATCTCCCTCATGCCCCTCGGTAAGGACATCGTCTCCACGCGCGACGGCTCCCTCGTCTGA